The nucleotide sequence CACCGCGACCAGGAACAGCAGCACCGCCTGGATCACCGGGTAGTCGCGCCGGGTGACCGCCTGTTCCGCGAGCGTCCCGAGGCCCGGCCACGCGAACACCGCCTCGATGATCACCGCTCCGCCGAGGAGGACACCGATCTGCATGCCGAGCACCGTCAGCACGGGCGGCAGCGAGTTCGGCAGCGCGTGCCGCCACAGGATGCGGCGGTGCGAGATCCCCAAGGACTTCGCGGTGCGCGTGTAGTCCTCCCCGAGCGCCTGCTGCAGTCCGTCCTTCACGAAGCGCGCGAAGATCGCCGCCGACGGCAGGGCCAGCACCAGCGCCGGCATCAGGAGGTACTGGAACCCGATCTGCGGATCGGTCAGGACCGACACGTGCCCGCCCGCGGGCAGCACCGGCCACGCGATCGCGAAGACGAAAACGAGCAGGAAGCCGCTCACGTACGGCGGGATGATCAGCGAGATCGAATTGACCGCCGACAGGAGCGTCTGTCCGAAGCGGTTCCGCACCGTGACCCCGGCGACCCCGAGCGCGAAACCGAGGACGAGGCTGAAGAGCAGCGAGGCCACGGTGAGTTCGACGGTGTTGCCGAGCCGCTGGCCGAGCAGGTCGGAGACCGACCCGCCGATGATGTACGAGCGC is from Yinghuangia sp. ASG 101 and encodes:
- a CDS encoding ABC transporter permease, which produces MTGYLLRRLPSAFGVLLLASFVIFLILRAVPGDPAVTLAGTDPSPDTVAAIRHDLGLDRPLLAQYGAWLADLVRGDLGRSYIIGGSVSDLLGQRLGNTVELTVASLLFSLVLGFALGVAGVTVRNRFGQTLLSAVNSISLIIPPYVSGFLLVFVFAIAWPVLPAGGHVSVLTDPQIGFQYLLMPALVLALPSAAIFARFVKDGLQQALGEDYTRTAKSLGISHRRILWRHALPNSLPPVLTVLGMQIGVLLGGAVIIEAVFAWPGLGTLAEQAVTRRDYPVIQAVLLFLVAVFVVVQLLTDLAYALIDPRVRLG